Proteins from one Telopea speciosissima isolate NSW1024214 ecotype Mountain lineage chromosome 1, Tspe_v1, whole genome shotgun sequence genomic window:
- the LOC122643177 gene encoding protein FAR1-RELATED SEQUENCE 5-like, with amino-acid sequence MEHDDGLSYTIVDGSMAEVIIPYRDLEDAYANEGPSDMEEALRLDVEDIEKELNSRDMVVADGSDITNGNIVDHVFVDEPSENGDGGENLFVDDPTEHFDNPVEHNEELCIGKYFANANVAYEFYNNYARNMGFSVRKSKVERSRKRKEGMDVDGDVLSRMYVCSREGFKDCKDKRQEGKDVTRRADSRVGCPARLRVKSIEGGLVVDQFISAHNHSLVEPAEIYRLRSHQWLSDLVVQIANTLDDCGIGPATIYEVVKSMSGGASKVGLPELAFKNLMKRQNQKFLGMDLKKLIEYLHHSKLCDPQFFCKMATTDDGTIRGIIWVDGAVRAAYHVFGDVVVFDTTYKKNRYHFPFGPFTGVNHHGQNILFGCGLVADETIKSFIWLFSTWLKAMGDRPPVAIIADQCPSLLRAIPHVFPRAKHRYCSWHVQKHCMEHLSHLYGTSQSFKQDFGRCIYGSKTEIEFETRWQELLVNYNLVEHAWLKKMYEQRVHWVPLYLRGTFFAGMSSTQRSEGMNYYFRGYFKQSIPLYKFARQYERAVERRREREASSNFACINTNPPLLVGSPLEVHASKVYTRKIFEIFKKHWSQETRIDIVNGSTCCKLFEFMGLLCKHILRVFHKTDLKEIPSQYLLKRWTMDARHYLSSHKEVSDGGFGSIISMWAFQDAVRRLIATISGSQEACDSATVALGIVNQKILQAMGESNSQTFGVDPQPSVNATHDLYRNLHIPMDVVTKGRPNESRSKHPMEMTSGRKNRCGNCKELGHNKSTCKKVVSASANDFNGQCNEE; translated from the exons ATGGAACATGACGATGGATTATCGTATACTATTGTCGATGGATCTATGGCGGAGGTTATTATACCATATAGAGACTTAG AGGATGCGTATGCTAATGAAGGTCCCTCTGATATGGAGGAAGCTCTTCGATTAGATGTGGAAGATATTGAAAAGGAATTAAATAGTAGGGACATGGTAGTTGCTGATGGAAGTGATATAACAAATGGAAATATAGTAGATCATGTATTTGTGGATGAACCAAGTGAGAATGGTGATGGGGGAGAAAATTTGTTTGTTGATGATCCAACGGAACACTTTGACAATCCTGTTGAGCATAATGAGGAACTATGTATTGGGAAGTATTTTGCCAATGCAAACGTTGCATATGAATTTTATAACAATTATGCTCGGAATATGGGATTTAGTGTTCGGAAATCTAAAGTGGAGAGgtcaaggaaaaggaaagaaggaatgGACGTGGATGGGGATGTCTTGTCTCGCATGTATGTTTGTAGTAGGGAAGGTTTTAAGGATTGCAAAGATAAAAGACAAGAAGGGAAAGATGTTACTCGTCGAGCTGATAGTAGAGTTGGTTGTCCTGCTCGTTTGCGGGTAAAATCAATTGAAGGGGGCTTGGTTGTTGACCAATTTATTTCAGCCCACAACCATAGCCTCGTGGAACCCGCTGAAATTTATCGGCTTCGCTCACATCAATGGCTCTCAGACTTGGTTGTACAGATTGCAAACACTCTAGATGATTGTGGTATTGGACCGGCAACTATTTATGAGGTTGTGAAATCTATGTCTGGTGGGGCCTCCAAGGTGGGTTTGCCAGAGTTGGCATTTAAGAATTTAATGAAGAGACAAAATCAGAAGTTTCTTGGGATGGACTTAAAAAAGTTAATAGAATATTTGCACCATTCCAAACTGTGTGATCCTCAATTCTTTTGCAAAATGGCTACAACAGATGATGGTACTATACGGGGTATCATTTGGGTTGATGGGGCGGTGAGGGCTGCATATCATGTATTTGGGGATGTAGTGGTATTTGATACAACATACAAGAAGAATCGATATCACTTCCCGTTTGGTCCCTTTACCGGAGTAAATCATCATGGTCAAAATATTTTGTTTGGATGTGGGTTGGTAGCTGATGAGACAATTAAGTCGTTTATTTGGTTATTCTCTACGTGGTTGAAAGCAATGGGGGATCGACCACCAGTTGCAATTATTGCAGACCAATGTCCATCATTGTTGAGGGCCATTCCACATGTGTTTCCTAGGGCAAAGCATAGGTATTGCTCTTGGCATGTGCAAAAACATTGCATGGAACACTTGAGCCATTTGTATGGGACGAGTCAATCATTCAAACAGGATTTTGGGAGGTGTATATACGGTAGTAAGACGGAGATTGAATTTGAGACACGTTGGCAAGAGTTATTAGTAAATTATAATCTCGTTGAACATGCGTGGCTGAAGAAAATGTACGAGCAACGGGTGCATTGGGTACCACTATATCTAAGAGGTACTTTCTTTGCTGGCATGTCATCTACACAAAGAAGCGAGGGGATGAACTATTACTTTCGCGGTTACTTTAAGCAATCAATCCCATTGTACAAGTTTGCACGACAATACGAAAGGGCTGTAGAGAGACGCCGGGAGAGGGAAGCTAGTAGTAATTTTGCTTGTATAAACACAAACCCTCCATTGTTAGTTGGCAGTCCTTTGGAGGTGCATGCATCTAAAGTGTACACAAGGAAGATTTTTGAAATCTTTAAGAAACATTGGTCTCAAGAGACTAGGATTGACATCGTTAATGGAAGTACATG CTGTAAATTGTTTGAGTTTATGGGTTTGTTATGCAAACACATCTTGCGAGTCTTCCATAAGACGGACCTCAAGGAGATACCTTCCCAATATCTCCTAAAACGGTGGACCATGGATGCAAGGCATTATTTGTCGAGTCACAAAGAAGTAAGTGATGGAGGTTTTGGATCGATAATAAGTATGTGGGCTTTCCAAGATGCCGTTAGGCGTTTGATAGCCACAATCAGTGGTTCACAAGAGGCATGTGATTCTGCTACGGTTGCATTGGGGATTGTGAATCAGAAAATCTTACAAGCAATGGGTGAATCCAATTCACAAACTTTTGGTGTTGACCCACAACCCTCTGTCAATGCTACACATGACCTATATCGTAATCTCCATATTCCTATGGATGTGGTTACAAAGGGTCGGCCTAATGAAAGTCGTAGTAAACATCCAATGGAGATGACAAGTGGAAGGAAGAATAGATGTGGCAACTGTAAGGAGTTAGGGCATAACAAGTCCACTTGTAAGAAG GTAGTATCAGCATCGGCAAATGATTTCAATGGCCAGTGCAATGAAGAATAG
- the LOC122643276 gene encoding LOW QUALITY PROTEIN: putative disease resistance protein At1g59780 (The sequence of the model RefSeq protein was modified relative to this genomic sequence to represent the inferred CDS: inserted 2 bases in 1 codon; substituted 1 base at 1 genomic stop codon), with amino-acid sequence MAEGAVSFLIGKLGGLISEEVDFLGGVETQIVSLHEELEWINSFLRDVDEKRRSNRRVNLWVTQIRNLAFDAEDIIDLFMLQFGKQMEDINRRIEKISANKSKYGIEAFETGETSSAARLNDDGLLARKIIRRAPMEEEVDVVGFHIVGIGGLGKTTLAKKVYNKSEVKNSFDSCAWIYVSQEYSIKDLLVEAIAQLMMPNKEELRKKLVAKCGGLPLAIVVLGGVLATKEKTPSVWEKTLESLTWQLNQGXNSNACAYYRSLSYTDLPYYLQSCFLYFGLFPEDQEISSMKLIQLWVADGFIQERGDETMEDVAEEYLEELINRSMIXAASKRSDGSVETCRIHDLLREIAISEAKKDKLLEIHGSSSNYSSSSSSSSSTTSLNRFRRLAIHSINNNNGTHHIPSSNTLHHLRYSLLCFSTEGLDKKLWKGFSLLREIGGLVLLKYLNLRGTDVRRIPDSILGNLCNLQTKEIGRMHQLRHLYLWRVPYSSSSILVDKVAGVSTLSCCYRSPPPPPRIDKLSGTSRRYVYLQLQPLIEDFPPYLIVLRLNWSRLKQDDQPMATLEKLPNLKILELGSNSFEGKEMICSSVGGFAKLQNLELWGLPYLEDLKVEQGAFPCLKVLTIWACYKLKMLPDGCDTSLPSNSST; translated from the exons ATGGCGGAGGGCGCCGTCTCATTTCTTATTGGAAAACTGGGAGGGCTGATATCAGAGGAAGTTGATTTCCTTGGTGGAGTAGAAACGCAAATCGTGTCTCTTCATGAAGAACTTGAGTGGATTAACTCCTTCCTAAGAGATGTTGATGAAAAGCGTAGAAGTAACAGAAGGGTGAACTTATGGGTGACCCAAATCCGAAACCTAGCTTTTGATGCTGAGGATATTATTGATCTCTTCATGCTTCAA TTTGGGAAGCAAATGGAAGACATCAATAGAAGGATTGAGAAGATTTCAGCTAACAAATCCAAGTATGGGATCGAAGCTTTCGAAACGGGAGAGACTTCTTCGGCGGCTCGTTTGAATGATGATGGCTTATTAGCACGGAAGATAATTAGAAGAGCTCCCATGGAAGAGGAAGTTGACGTTGTTGG ATTCCATATAGTCGGTATAGGTGGTTTAGGCAAGACCACTCTGGCGAAGAAAGTTTATAATAAGAGTGAAGTCAAGAACAGTTTCGATTCTTGTGCATGGATTTATGTCTCCCAAGAATACAGTATCAAAGATCTTCTGGTTGAAGCCATAGCCCAACTTATGATGCCCAATAAGGAGGAGCTAC GAAAGAAATTGGTTGCCAAGTGCGGTGGGTTACCGCTTGCAATTGTGGTATTGGGAGGTGTCTTAGCAACAAAGGAGAAGACGCCGAGCGTGTGGGAAAAAACACTCGAAAGCTTGACATGGCAGCTTAATCAAGG GAACAGCAATGCATGCGCATATTATCGATCTCTAAGTTATACGGACTTACCGTATTACTTGCAATcctgttttctctattttggtcttttcccaGAAGATCAAGAGATCTCTTCTATGAAATTGATTCAGCTATGGGTTGCGGACGGCTTTATACAAGAGAGAGGAGATGAAACAATGGAAGATGTTGCAGAGGAGTACCTAGAAGAGTTGATCAATAGAAGTATGATCTAAGCAGCAAGTAAGAGATCAGATGGAAGTGTAGAAACATGTCGTATCCATGATCTGTTGCGGGAGATAGCAATTTCAGAAGCCAAGAAAGATAAGCTTCTTGAAATCCATGGGAGCAGTAgtaactattcttcttcttcttcttcttcgagtAGTACTACTTCTCTAAACAGATTCCGCCGGCTTGCCATTCAttccatcaacaacaacaatggtACGCACCATATACCCAGTTCCAATACTCTTCACCATCTTCGTTATTCCTTGTTGTGCTTTAGTACCGAAGGCCTCGACAAAAAGTTGTGGAAAGGGTTCAGTCTGCTGAGA GAAATTGGAGGGCTCGTCCTTCTAAAGTACTTGAACTTGCGTGGAACCGATGTACGAAGAATTCCAGATTCAATATTGGGAAACCTCTGCAATCTACAAACTAAGGAAATAGGGAGAATGCACCAACTAAGACATCTATATTTGTGGAGAGTTCCGTATTCTTCATCATCAATTTTAGTTGACAAGGTTGCTGGTGTGAGTACTCTAAGTTGCTGCTATCGtagtcctcctcctcctccaagaATCGATAAACTGAGCGGGACCTCCAGACGCTACGTCTACCTGCAG CTGCAGCCCCTGATCGAGGATTTTCCACCATATCTCATAGTGTTGAGATTGAATTGGTCGCGTCTAAAGCAAGACGACCAACCAATGGCAACACTAGAGAAGCTACCAAACTTGAAGATTCTCGAATTAGGATCGAACTCATTTGAAGGAAAGGAAATGATTTGTTCTTCTGTAGGAGGTTTTGCTAAACTCCAAAATTTGGAACTTTGGGGCTTACCTTACTTGGAGGATTTGAAGGTGGAGCAAGGAGCCTTCCCCTGCCTTAAAGTTTTAACTATCTGGGCGTGCTATAAATTAAAGATGCTTCCAGATGGGTGCGACACCTCACTACCCTCCAACAGCTCAACATAA